Proteins from a genomic interval of Zingiber officinale cultivar Zhangliang chromosome 1B, Zo_v1.1, whole genome shotgun sequence:
- the LOC121984010 gene encoding protein EMBRYO DEFECTIVE 514-like has translation MAEELTENHPQMLVGDERAAKKVKRQCVCDAPKQGREDRDEEGPDSKRYKLEKCSEAGEKPDGAKQEEEVGGNLEAGGGGSDQIETRAGARIGPKAFRSSTDMFEYFLKLLRSWPPNLNLNKYEHLVMLSLLEKGHPEPAKKIGKGIEAFQVRYHPTWKNRCFFIVRVDGSADDFSFRKCVDNILPLPDHMKVNSASNNLSGDRNGSRSRGGGRRGGRGPRGYGRKGKR, from the exons ATGGCGGAAGAGCTAACGGAGAACCACCCCCAGATGCTCGTCGGAGACGAACGCGCCGCAAAAAAGGTGAAGCGCCAGTGCGTCTGCGACGCGCCGAAACAGGGAAGAGAAGACCGAGACGAGGAAGGCCCTGATTCGAAGAGATACAAGTTGGAGAAATGCTCGGAAGCCGGCGAGAAGCCCGATGGAgccaagcaagaggaagaagtcggAGGAAATCTGGAGGCGGGAGGAGGCGGATCGGACCAGATCGAAACGAGGGCAGGAGCAAGGATCGGGCCGAAGGCGTTCCGATCGTCGACGGACATGTTCGAGTACTTTTTGAAGCTTCTCCGATCGTGGCCACCCAATCTGAATCTCAACAAG TACGAGCACCTGGTAATGCTGAGCTTGCTGGAGAAAGGCCACcccgaacctgcaaagaagatcGGGAAAGGCATCGAAGCATTCCAGGTGCGCTACCACCCAACGTGGAAGAATCGATGCTTCTTCATTGTTCGAGTCGATGGCAGTGCTGATGATTTTAGCTTCCGCAAATGCGTCGACAACATACTGCCTTTGCCTGACCATATGAAAGTGAACTCAGCATCAAACAACTTGTCCGGCGACAGAAATGGAAGCCGTTCCAGGGGAGGTGGGAGAAGAGGCGGTCGAGGGCCTCGAGGCTATGGGAGGAAGGGCAAGCGTTAG
- the LOC121983985 gene encoding protein STRUBBELIG-RECEPTOR FAMILY 7-like: MAWGKAEGAVAIWVVLVCIWTCDPNPSFAFGATDPNDASALYVLFRSLNSAPQLSGWKQSGDPCGESWLGITCSGSSVTAVKLSSLGLSGTLGYNMNQMASLEELDMNQNNLGNGNLIPYNLPPNLLRLDLSNNQFGGSIPYSVSHMAKLELLNLAHNQLSGRLDDIFQGLSKLTTMDLSYNSLNGTLPQSFRSLTSLTNLYLENNQFTGTINVLANLTLQSLNVANNHFNGSIPNRLKGINNLQTDNNDWSSGTDSSSQPNQSPSAQNSNTGHGSGVGVEGIAGSVAGVFFIGGLIALFIIWRKRRKNSIEENLGQDRLYAHLDSDRVKVYVAEKEMNRTSSIFDIEKLPSLPPPSLKPHHYESFDEDDCSSKLITKKVDVTSIKSTIYSVADLQIATDSFSEDNLIGEGTFGRVFKAEFDDGKILAVKKLNPKSLPSKSTGDFIDLVTNISLLRHTNLTELVGYCSEYGQRMLVYDFHKNGSLYELLHLSDEPLSWNARIKIALGAARALEYLHEVCSPSVLHKNFKSSNILLDTEFNPHLSDCGFENLIPNTEIQAGEQDMGLDAPESSMSGQYTLKSDVYRFGVVMLELMTGRKPFDSTRPRSEQYLVRWATPQLHDIEALDMMVDPVLKGSYSPKSLSRFADVIALCVQPEPEFRPPMSEVVQALVRLVQRANLSIKMGREDGVGTSRRADDFE; the protein is encoded by the exons ATGGCTTGGGGGAAGGCGGAAGGGGCCGTCGCGATTTGGGTCGTTTTGGTTTGCATCTGGACTTGCGATCCGAATCCGAGCTTCGCTTTTGGCGCTACCGATCCCAACGACG CTTCTGCTCTCTATGTGCTGTTCAGAAGTTTGAATTCAGCACCACAGCTATCAGGCTGGAAGCAAAGTGGCGATCCATGCGGGGAATCATGGCTGGGAATTACATGCTCTGGCTCATCAGTGACAGCTGT AAAATTGTCAAGTTTGGGTCTATCTGGAACACTGGGCTATAATATGAACCAAATGGCTTCACTGGAGGAGCT GGATATGAACCAAAATAATCTAGGAAATGGTAATTTGATACCTTATAACCTCCCGCCAAACCTTCTTAGATT AGATCTTAGCAATAATCAATTTGGTGGAAGCATACCCTATTCAGTTTCTCATATGGCCAAATTGGAGCTTCT AAATCTTGCTCACAACCAACTCAGTGGGCGTCTGGATGATATTTTTCAAGGCCTCTCCAAACTCACAACAAT GGACCTGTCTTACAATTCTCTTAATGGCACCCTTCCACAAAGCTTCAGGAGCCTGACAAGTTTGACAAACTt ATATTTGGAGAACAATCAATTCACTGGTACTATAAATGTCCTTGCCAATCTTACCCTTCAGAGTTT GAATGTTGCAAATAACCACTTCAATGGATCCATTCCTAACCGGTTAAAGGGGATTAATAACCTTCA GACTGATAATAATGACTGGAGCTCTGGGACAGATAGTTCATCTCAACCAAATCAATCTCCATCTGCTCAAAACTCCAATACTGGCCATGGTAGCGGTGTAGGTGTAGAGGGAATAGCAGGAAGTGTTGCAGGtgtcttcttcattggtggattAATTGCATTGTTTATAATttggagaaagagaagaaaaaattcGATTGAAGAAAATCTTGGTCAAGACCGGCTATATGCTCATCTAGATTCAGATAGAGTTAAAG TTTATGTTGCAGAGAAGGAGATGAATAGAACATCCTCAATATTTGACATAGAAAAGTTGCCATCACTTCCTCCACCAAGTCTTAAACCTCATCACTATGAATCATTTGATGAAGATGATTGCTCAAGCAAACTTATCACAAAGAAGGTGGACGTAACAAGTATCAAATCAACTATTTATTCTGTGGCTGACTTGCAAATAGCTACAGATAGCTTCAGCGAAGACAATCTTATTGGCGAAGGCACCTTTGGTCGTGTTTTCAAGGCAGAGTTTGATGATGGAAAG ATTTTGGCTGTGAAGAAACTAAATCCAAAGTCCCTGCCGAGCAAATCAACTGGCGACTTCATTGATCTAGTCACAAATATTTCTCTTTTGCGCCATACAAATTTGACAGAGCTGGTAGGTTACTGTTCTGAGTATGGACAGAGAATGTTGGTGTATGATTTTCACAAGAATGGTTCGCTGTATGAACTCCTCCATCTCTCAGACGAACCACTGTCATGGAATGCTCGGATCAAAATTGCACTCGGTGCTGCTCGGGCTTTAGA GTATCTGCATGAGGTTTGCTCGCCCTCTGTTCTCCACAAAAATTTCAAGTCATCTAACATTCTGTTGGACACAGAATTCAATCCACATCTTTCAGATTGTGGATTTGAAAATCTTATTCCCAATACAGAGATTCAG GCAGGTGAACAGGACATGGGCCTCGATGCACCTGAGAGCTCCATGTCTGGTCAGTACACTTTAAAGAGTGATGTTTATCGCTTTGGAGTCGTCATGTTGGAGCTCATGACAGGGAGGAAGCCATTTGACAG CACAAGACCGCGATCTGAGCAGTACTTGGTTAGATGGGCAACTCCTCAACTACATGACATAGAGGCATTGGATATGATGGTCGATCCAGTTCTCAAGGGGTCATACTCTCCGAAATCACTATCTCGATTCGCTGATGTAATTGCTCTTTGTGTTCAG CCTGAGCCAGAATTTAGACCACCGATGTCGGAGGTTGTGCAAGCTTTGGTTCGTCTAGTCCAAAGGGCGAATTTGAGCATAAAAATGGGCAGGGAAGATGGCGTAGGAACTAGCAGGAGAGCCGATGACTTTGAATGA
- the LOC121983998 gene encoding phytanoyl-CoA dioxygenase-like isoform X2 gives MGIAGNLTAEQLDFFNVNGYLVVESFSGSEEIKEMRDRMEELLNGFDGSYSSIFSTTNQQHTDAYFFESAEKISFFFEEKAFGDDGCLKQPKELSINKVGHALHELDPVFKKFSTSDKLLGMLFSLDYKKPVVIQSMYIFKQPGIGGEVTPHQDNSFLYTDPPSCTGLWLALEDATINNGCLWAIPGSHKNGLKRRFIRDENGVHFDEPSPSYDQKDFVPLEVKEGALVVIHGDLIHQSFENKSSKSRHALSLHVVETQEREWAKDNWIQRKVDPVPLYAR, from the exons ATGGGAATCGCCGGCAATCTGACCGCAGAGCAGCTCGACTTCTTTAATGTCAATG GTTATTTGGTCGTCGAATCGTTCTCGGGCTCCGAAGAGATCAAGGAGATGAGAGACCGGATGGAGGAGTTGTTGAACGGGTTTGACGGCTCCTACTCGTCCATTTTCTCGACGACGAACCAG CAACATACGGATGCTTACTTCTTTGAGAGCGCAGAGAAGATCTCCTTCTTTTTCGAAG AGAAAGCATTTGGAGATGATGGATGTTTGAAACAGCCAAAGGAGCTCTCCATTAATAAAGTTGGTCATG CCCTACATGAACTAGATCCCGTTTTCAAAAAGTTCTCAACCTCAGACAAGTTGTTGGGCATGCTTTTTTCATTGGATTACAAGAAACCCGTGGTTATACAATCCATGTATATCTTTAAG CAACCGGGCATCGGTGGAGAGGTAACTCCGCACCAGGACAACTCATTCCTGTACACAGACCCTCCCTCTTGCACAGGATTATGGCTGGCACTAGAAGATGCAACCATCAACAATGGTTGTCTGTGGGCCATTCCAGGCTCCCACAAGA ATGGTCTGAAGAGGAGGTTTATTAGAGATGAAAATGGAGTACACTTTGATGAACCTTCACCATCCTATGATCAGAAAGATTTTGTACCATTAGAGGTCAAAGAAGGCGCTTTAGTTGTTATACACGGCGACCTTATCCATCAAAG TTTCGAGAACAAGTCGTCCAAATCAAGGCATGCCTTGAGTTTGCATGTTGTAGAAACTCAAGAACGTGAATGGGCAAAGGATAACTG GATTCAAAGAAAAGTTGATCCAGTGCCACTTTATGCTCGTTAA
- the LOC121983998 gene encoding phytanoyl-CoA dioxygenase-like isoform X1 produces MGIAGNLTAEQLDFFNVNGYLVVESFSGSEEIKEMRDRMEELLNGFDGSYSSIFSTTNQQQHTDAYFFESAEKISFFFEEKAFGDDGCLKQPKELSINKVGHALHELDPVFKKFSTSDKLLGMLFSLDYKKPVVIQSMYIFKQPGIGGEVTPHQDNSFLYTDPPSCTGLWLALEDATINNGCLWAIPGSHKNGLKRRFIRDENGVHFDEPSPSYDQKDFVPLEVKEGALVVIHGDLIHQSFENKSSKSRHALSLHVVETQEREWAKDNWIQRKVDPVPLYAR; encoded by the exons ATGGGAATCGCCGGCAATCTGACCGCAGAGCAGCTCGACTTCTTTAATGTCAATG GTTATTTGGTCGTCGAATCGTTCTCGGGCTCCGAAGAGATCAAGGAGATGAGAGACCGGATGGAGGAGTTGTTGAACGGGTTTGACGGCTCCTACTCGTCCATTTTCTCGACGACGAACCAG CAGCAACATACGGATGCTTACTTCTTTGAGAGCGCAGAGAAGATCTCCTTCTTTTTCGAAG AGAAAGCATTTGGAGATGATGGATGTTTGAAACAGCCAAAGGAGCTCTCCATTAATAAAGTTGGTCATG CCCTACATGAACTAGATCCCGTTTTCAAAAAGTTCTCAACCTCAGACAAGTTGTTGGGCATGCTTTTTTCATTGGATTACAAGAAACCCGTGGTTATACAATCCATGTATATCTTTAAG CAACCGGGCATCGGTGGAGAGGTAACTCCGCACCAGGACAACTCATTCCTGTACACAGACCCTCCCTCTTGCACAGGATTATGGCTGGCACTAGAAGATGCAACCATCAACAATGGTTGTCTGTGGGCCATTCCAGGCTCCCACAAGA ATGGTCTGAAGAGGAGGTTTATTAGAGATGAAAATGGAGTACACTTTGATGAACCTTCACCATCCTATGATCAGAAAGATTTTGTACCATTAGAGGTCAAAGAAGGCGCTTTAGTTGTTATACACGGCGACCTTATCCATCAAAG TTTCGAGAACAAGTCGTCCAAATCAAGGCATGCCTTGAGTTTGCATGTTGTAGAAACTCAAGAACGTGAATGGGCAAAGGATAACTG GATTCAAAGAAAAGTTGATCCAGTGCCACTTTATGCTCGTTAA
- the LOC121984020 gene encoding multicopper oxidase LPR1 homolog 4-like, with the protein MSSKRMQMPLLLLLLPLFCQVLVTLAGAEAPAATPPATSQGLQKVARTLQMYVDPLPQMPKIYGFAVEGGSLPSPVPLAIGMYLRTWKFHRDLPATPVFVYGTSSGNATFPGPTIIARHGVQLSVTWENYLPDKHILPFDLTVPTASPKLGGVPTVVHLHGGVHPPQSDGSAFAWFTAGFREVGPKWTQRTYKYPNVQPAGNLWYHDHALGLTRVNLLAGLLGAYIIEEPDIDYPLDLPAGDQYDLHLVIADRSFNIDGSIYMNSTGNNPSIHPQWQPEYFGEVITVNGKAWPFLAVQRRKYRFRILNASNARYFRLALSNGLPFYVVGSDSSYLSAPVKTQTVLLAPAEMADVVIDFSHATTTSAELVNDAAYPFPTGAPAAGALSGKVMKFDILPVGRTPSEDKSKVPPTCVTYAAANTTGSVVKTRYITMYEYVSAAGTPTHLYINGLRLEDPATETPKSGTTELWQVINLTNDNHPLHIHLGMFQAIQATELLNLAAFRSCMTAANDAVKCNVTAHAVGKVVTPPEHERTWKNVVKIEPGYMTSVVVAFKLVDTNQNYPFDATAEPGYVYHCHILDHEDNAMIRPLILV; encoded by the exons ATGAGCAGCAAGCGCATGCAaatgcctcttcttcttcttcttcttcctctgttttGTCAAGTACTGGTGACACTCGCCGGAGCTGAAGCCCCGGCGGCCACGCCGCCGGCGACGTCGCAGGGTCTTCAGAAAGTTGCCAGGACGCTGCAAATGTACGTGGACCCACTGCCGCAGATGCCCAAAATCTATGGCTTCGCCGTCGAAGGAGGATCTCTCCCTTCCCCTGTTCCTCTCGCCATTGGCATGTACCTTAGAACTTGG AAATTCCACCGGGATTTGCCGGCGACGCCGGTGTTTGTCTACGGCACCAGCTCCGGCAACGCCACATTTCCCGGTCCCACCATTATCGCCCGCCACGGCGTGCAGCTGTCGGTGACGTGGGAGAACTACTTGCCCGACAAGCACATCCTCCCCTTCGACCTCACCGTCCCCACTGCCTCTCCTAAGTTGGGCGGCGTCCCTACCGTGGTCCACCTGCACGGCGGCGTCCACCCGCCTCAGTCTGATGGTAGCGCCTTCGCCTGGTTCACCGCCGGGTTTCGGGAGGTGGGCCCCAAGTGGACGCAGCGCACCTACAAGTACCCCAACGTGCAGCCGGCCGGCAACCTGTGGTACCACGACCACGCCCTCGGCCTCACCCGCGTCAACCTCCTCGCCGGCCTACTCGGCGCCTACATCATCGAGGAGCCAGACATCGACTACCCCCTCGATCTCCCCGCCGGCGACCAGTACGACCTCCACCTTGTCATTGCCGACCGGAGCTTCAACATCGACGGCTCCATCTACATGAACTCCACGGGGAACAACCCCTCCATCCACCCCCAGTGGCAGCCGGAGTACTTCGGCGAGGTCATCACCGTCAACGGCAAAGCATGGCCCTTCCTCGCCGTACAACGCCGCAAGTACCGCTTCCGCATCCTCAACGCTAGCAATGCCCGCTACTTCCGCCTCGCGCTCTCCAACGGCCTCCCCTTCTACGTCGTCGGCTCCGACTCCTCCTACCTCTCCGCGCCGGTGAAGACGCAGACGGTGCTGCTCGCGCCGGCGGAGATGGCCGACGTGGTGATCGACTTCTCGCACGCCACGACCACCTCGGCGGAGCTGGTCAACGACGCGGCGTACCCCTTTCCGACGGGGGCGCCTGCGGCCGGGGCGCTAAGCGGCAAGGTGATGAAATTTGACATACTCCCGGTGGGGCGGACGCCGTCGGAGGACAAATCTAAGGTGCCGCCCACGTGCGTGACGTACGCAGCGGCGAACACGACGGGCAGCGTGGTGAAGACGAGGTACATCACGATGTACGAGTATGTGAGCGCGGCGGGGACGCCGACCCACCTGTACATCAACGGGCTGAGGCTGGAGGATCCGGCGACGGAGACGCCCAAGTCGGGGACTACCGAGCTGTGGCAGGTCATCAACTTGACCAACGACAACCACCCGCTGCACATCCACCTGGGAATGTTCCAGGCGATCCAAGCGACAGAGCTGCTGAACCTGGCAGCGTTCCGGAGCTGCATGACGGCGGCCAACGACGCCGTCAAGTGCAACGTGACGGCGCACGCCGTGGGGAAGGTGGTGACGCCGCCGGAGCACGAGAGGACCTGGAAGAACGTGGTGAAGATCGAGCCGGGCTACATGACCAGCGTCGTCGTCGCCTTCAAGCTCGTCGACACCAATCAAAACTATCCCTTCGATGCCACAGCAGAGCCCGGATACGTTTATCATTGCCAC ATATTGGATCACGAAGACAATGCCATGATCCGTCCATTGATATTGGTTTGA